CATTGCATAATTTATCAGAGCTGTACAAATTTGTGTAACTGTGATGCAAGGCTAGACTGAAAAAGAGGCTCGCTCAGTTTTCTCTCTATTGATAACTGTCCTTGTTGTAGAATATACAGTTTGCATATGCTTTAAATATCTCAGATGTTTTGACTACTTCAGCTGGGAGGCTAAAAGTACACTTTTTCTCATGTACTTTTTCTCTTATTCACCACACAGACTCATACATATTCAAAGAATCTTTCCATATATACAAATGTCCTCAAACTATAGGCAGGatctgcctacacacacacgcatgcactcACACCCACAATGTGAGAGCTATCCGTTCCCATTACAAACATTGACACATATCCAACACCAGTCAATGGCCTGCTGACACAGATCAATAAGTTGTGCTTCAGGCTGCTGCTTACATGCATACCACCCAGAGCTGCTAGAGCAGAAAACCCCACCAACCGGCTTACATAATCTGCTTTTAAATGGCATCCCTGGGAGCGTGTATGCATATGGGTGCGTGTCAACTCGAAAATCAACTTCATGGTGAGAATGCTTTTTCTATGGCTTTCTGCAGCGATGGGACAGTTTCAAGAGCATAACAGACAGCTGAGAACAGGCTCCCTTGTTTGACAGAAGAGCTCTCTGTAGCACCCAGGTGTGTTTAGACGATGAACTCGAGTACAGATGGTGCAAAATCTTTTACTTTGATGTGGCTGGTTCCAGCCTGCTGTCTGCCTGAAACAGTAAGTGATGTGTTCATAAGGAATGGGGTGTGTGGGTCCAATGGCCCACAGTTACAGCTCATAGTTTAAATTCACCCATAAAACATTCATATCTGTTTGCAATTGAGCTCGCGCAGAGTCTCTAGATATACTTTATTCATGTAGCTGGCAGCAGCAGTATGCCAGTGCTGAAATATGAATGAGACATTTGGAAAGACCTTCCTCTGAATCAGCATTTCCCCTGCGAGTGTGGTCCTCTAGTCACCATAAGACAGGACAAGGACAGAAATGAAGCGGTAAAGCTTCTCTGAAtgtgtgtctcacacacacctccacacataCAAGTATTACACCAAGCATCCCTCAGTTCATCAAGGTCTCCGTGGTGGCTCAGAGGGCACTATGTTGAATTTGGATGTGGTACATCTTTGTTGTGTGGAGATGTGTGGATGCTGACAGGGCCTTCCCCGGTGGGCCAGCGCAGATTGATGGATATGCTAGAGGCACTCTCCCCTCAAAGGTGTTTGCGTGAAACGCTTTGACTGAGCGACAAGAGAATAACCGTGTACCTCCCAAGGCATGGCATCCAACTCTAATCACCCAGCAGATAACCGGAGGCCACTTCAGCCTGCAGAGTTATGCTGACAGGTAAGCTTGTTTAATTCCACCTGAACTACTTTATAGATCCCTGTAAGGCAAGCTTTTTCACTCCCACTTTTCCACACACCAGATCCAAGTAAGTTTCCTTGGTTGCTGGAtagttttttcctctttagGCCTTTAACACTTTCAGTTTCAGATGACAAAATCTTTAAGCCTAACAGGAGCTTTCATCATTTGTTAAAGACAATGAGACAAACAGGAGGTAGGATATATCTCTGAAGCTGTCCTGTATGTTTAGACAAGTGACAGTACATTTAATATTTGTGTATGTGGATTTGATTAGTTCTAAGTTTCTTTAACTGAAAATATTCTTGTATGTTGACATATGTATAAATGAGAGATAAAAGGCAGCAAAGTAAAATGCAGTCAGGTCACTCAGTGCTGAGTATGAACAAGAACAATGTGCATCTTTGGAGGAATGTTAGCATAATCATTTAGGTCAACTGACTAATTGTAAGTAATTGTCTTCACTTTGAGTGTTTATCTATTATGTAATACTCGCCCTGAAACACATGGTGGCAGCAACATTTCACTAACaagaatgtgtctgtgtctgtagcCTGCACCTCACTATATTATCAATATTAgtgttttatctattttttcttcattttatttccacGTGAAATGATTATTCGTGTGCGTGTTTTAATTTACCTAAATACATTATTTGACCACTTAAACTAAAAAGACCCACTGCCATAACCTAGACTAAGTTTATAAACGTGAGCGctcgtgtgcgtgtgtgtctgtgtggaacATTCGGCCTGCCATTCTACAGATTTTTACGACGTCAACTCAACATTCCACATGGAATGTGGAATTCAGGAGTTTggatttatatttcatttcattccttGATCGCCCAGTGAATTCAACGAAGAAACAAAATTCAAAACCAGCAAGAAAGAccaacttaaaaaacaaacaaacaaacaaacaaacaaaaaaacgtCGCTACAGACTGATTCATGTCTTCAAGCATCAAAAGTAAGTTATTGTCCCCAACAGAGATCTATAGAAAACTGAAAGCAGAGCAAAGAGACCTCTGTATGCTGTCTGTTGTCTGTAATATAATTAATCCAGTTATggttatatgtatatgtatttggGTAGGCTAAATGTattatcagactttttttcaATGTATGTAAATAGGGCTTGTCAAACTATTATATATGTGACTATATAAGCTATACACCAATATTTAACTGTTTCAGTCTAAAAAATGTAACTTCATTGTGCAGGATTAAAAACTGGCACTAAGATGAGAGAAGTTAGACACGTGTGATTATGACTGCAAACAGACATAAGTTGCTTTTTTGAAATTTTTCCTGgctcttgtgtgtctgtggatcTGTACTGCGGtgagttgtaaaaaaaatagtgtAAAATTTAGGAAAGTAACACTGTAAGTTTTGGTTTACAGCCATGTCACGAAGAAGCCATCGACTCGAGAATTCAGGATATTATGATGAAAATATGGAGCCTATAATATCCTATAAAGAGACTCTGCATAGGtaagttgtgtgtgtatatgtgtgtgtttgtgtgtgtgtcactgtaatgctgtatgtgcacacatggcatgtgtgtgtttaccagtcatttcttctttctcataCATCAAAGCTCTCACTCTTGTCTCATTTTCATCACATCCAGGATTTTCAAGAGGCGGAGAAATCGTCGTCAGCCCAAGAGAAGAGAGGCCATCATCAACAAGAGCGACAACAACAGAGGCTTCACTACATACAACCTGATTTTGTCCCTTCTTTATTGTGGTATGTGATCGTTCCCTCAACAAACAGTTAAATCTAGTACACCACCTGTCTTTTGAACAAAACATCCCTGACCTGTTTATCCCACGCTTTATCCCTCTTCATCCATCAGGACTAGTCTACATGATTctgaaccacaactttgttGATCATGGACTGACAGAATCACCGGTCTCACCAACCATCACAATTGAGGTACGACccacaaaacaaacttttgaatagaagcttttttttttattattattcttcctGTGGACCTATAAACACAATCATAGTCCAAAGATATTCTCATCTACACGTGAAACAAACTCTGAAGCTGCCAACATGCAATGTTAATTTAATCTCCTCTCATTGACAGGATCCAACTGCGATTTATACAAATATAGAGAAGCGTCTGAGACACCTGCAGGATGAGGTGCTGAGGTTCAAGGAAGAGATGAACTCCCTCCTTCCAGTTGCAGACGTTATGCCCAACTTTGCCCTGGAGTCACTGGGTGAGACATCCAGATCATCTTCATTATCTTTATCTGTCAGATTGTAattaacaaatgtattttttaacatCTGAGACTAAATTCTCACcgtctttctctgtttgtgttgatatGTGCAGGGTCAAGAGTTGTATTTTCCAGATCATCAGAAGCGTACCAGACACAAGAGGCACACCTGACGTTTTTGGGAATACCTCTGAGGAAACCACCTGTCAGCCCGAGGGTTGTTATTCAGGTAGGAATTACACCCAAATTAGATTGCTATGCAGTGTGACCGTATGATGTTATAGTtgtaattttttatttcttttcgTCCTTTTTTATTCATACAACACACCACCTAAACTCtgcttttcactctctctctcctcagggaCACTCACCTCTGCTCCCGGGTCGTTGTTGGGCCTTTGCAGGTGGACAGGGGCATTTGTTCATCACCCTTTCTGACCCAGTCACCATCAGCCATGTGACACTGGGTCACATTTCAAAGGACATATCTCCAACTGGCGCCATAACCAGTGCCCCCAAGGAGTTTTCTGTCTATGTGAGTCACACATTTATCACTGTTAACAATGCAGACATCCTGTGTACCTGTCAATTTAATAACTGTCACATACATGGAGAACAACATGGTGTTCAACCCGAATGTCTTTCTATCAGGGAATGAAGAATGTAAATGACGAGGAAACTCACCTGGGAACTTTTTTCTATGATCAGGATGGGGATCCAGTACAGACTTTCAAGATACCTGTGAGTATTACATCATGTGattaaacacatgcacatgtattttatttaaatttcaccCACAAGCTAATATATTACAAGAGTTACAGTTCCATCTTATCACTTTTACTGTCACTCTAGCTTGACCACCCACATAACTCTGCTCATTTCTCTTGTCTCTCAGAATCATAAAAATGGGTTCAACTTTGTGAAGCTGCAAGTGAACAACAACTGGGGCCATCCTGATTACACATGTCTGTACAACTTCAGGGTCCATGGGAAATTAgcaaacagaggagaaagatCACCACAGGGTTGTGGTGAGTATTGAGGTGAAGCAAAGTATtgtaaataataatcattaaattatagatgtttttttttattttctttaatttatgTCGTGGAATTTGGAGCCATGAAAGTACCAGCAaatttttgcttatttttatttatttatttttttagtggGTTTGTGAAAGGGAAGTCAGTGAGGtagttgggggtggggggtgggggggtgtaaCCTGTGTAGTGGTGGACAGGGTGGGCGGGTGGGTAACGGGGGGAAGTATGGTGTACTTTGTTACACCATACTTCCCCCCAGTAAACCTCCTCCATGCCAGGTGAAGAGGAGCTGCGGACGCAAATGTGGCTGCAGCGGGAGAGGAATCAGACATTTGCTGGTATTTTCCGTCACTCCAAATTCCCCGTCACTATGTGGGCAGCACGGTGGTGGAGTGGTTAGCACTGTACCTGCGCAGAGGGaggtttgtctctctgtgtagagtctgcatgttctctcCGTGTCTGCGTGGGTTTACTCCGGGTgctccggtttcctcccacactccaaagacatgcattttAGGCCAAGTGGACACTCTAAATTGCCCCTAgatgtcagccctgtgatagactggcgacctgtccagggtgtaccccgcctctcgctCCAGTctgctgggataggctccagcctctCTGTAACCCTGTAATCAGGgacacagaaatattaaaacaataaagactCACACTAAATatattgtttctgtttgtttcatcatttatttGAAACCCTTAAGTGCAATTAACCTGAATGTATAAAAGATTGTCCATATTTCAAGGCAAAGGTAACCAAATTAAAGTCCATCTGGGTGTACATTAACATTCATGTTATGATAGTGTAGTGACACTGTTGATCATGTATATCATcacaaacaaataattaaaaaataaatcacttactgaacaacacaaatataaacaacatCAATCCGTAACCAAGCTAAAAGAATTATTGTAAATAATGCATTCACTTTGATTTCAGAGCTCCTGCTTTTTACTAAAAATTTCCTagtcacatgtgtgtgtgtgtttttgattcagTGGTAATAAGTCCAGTGGTTTACACATCAAACCAAAGGACATGCTGTATGTGTAATATACCtgattcaaaaatatattttttaaacgTTTTGAATATGGATTTTCACAC
The window above is part of the Lates calcarifer isolate ASB-BC8 linkage group LG15, TLL_Latcal_v3, whole genome shotgun sequence genome. Proteins encoded here:
- the LOC108889577 gene encoding SUN domain-containing protein 3 isoform X2, yielding MLTAMSRRSHRLENSGYYDENMEPIISYKETLHRIFKRRRNRRQPKRREAIINKSDNNRGFTTYNLILSLLYCGLVYMILNHNFVDHGLTESPVSPTITIEDPTAIYTNIEKRLRHLQDEVLRFKEEMNSLLPVADVMPNFALESLGSRVVFSRSSEAYQTQEAHLTFLGIPLRKPPVSPRVVIQGHSPLLPGRCWAFAGGQGHLFITLSDPVTISHVTLGHISKDISPTGAITSAPKEFSVYGMKNVNDEETHLGTFFYDQDGDPVQTFKIPNHKNGFNFVKLQVNNNWGHPDYTCLYNFRVHGKLANRGERSPQGCGEY
- the LOC108889577 gene encoding SUN domain-containing protein 3 isoform X1; this encodes MSSSIKTMSRRSHRLENSGYYDENMEPIISYKETLHRIFKRRRNRRQPKRREAIINKSDNNRGFTTYNLILSLLYCGLVYMILNHNFVDHGLTESPVSPTITIEDPTAIYTNIEKRLRHLQDEVLRFKEEMNSLLPVADVMPNFALESLGSRVVFSRSSEAYQTQEAHLTFLGIPLRKPPVSPRVVIQGHSPLLPGRCWAFAGGQGHLFITLSDPVTISHVTLGHISKDISPTGAITSAPKEFSVYGMKNVNDEETHLGTFFYDQDGDPVQTFKIPNHKNGFNFVKLQVNNNWGHPDYTCLYNFRVHGKLANRGERSPQGCGEY